The window CGCGTTCTGCCTGTTGCCGTTGTCGTTCCGCTTCTTGGCGTTGGCGTTCTGCTTCGCGTTGGCGTTCCTGCTCGATGCGTTGGGCTTCTTGACGCTGCCTTTCGGCTTCGGCTTCCGCTTTTTTCTGCTGCTGACGGGCGTACACCTGCTTTTGCAACTCTATGGCGCGGTCGTATTCGGTTTGTGCGTCCTGATTGCCTGCTTGGGCGGCAGCATCGCGTTTTTTGCCGAGTTCTTTTAACTTACGTTGTTGCGCCAGCCGCGCCGAAGCATCGCTGTCGCCGTTTAATTCATCCAAGCTGGCTTGCAGGTCTTCGCGGGTTTGCTTGGCTTCATCCGCTAATTGCTGCATTTTGGCGCGGGCTTTATCAATTTCGGCACGCAGATTCGCCAGTGATGTTTTGTCCAAATCACGGGCATGGCTGATGGCAACGGCTTCTGCCTTTGCCAGCCGCGACATCACGTCCGTGCCACTATCGGCAGCGGCATTAAGCTGTTGGGTGGCGGATTGGGCGTTGTCATACGCCGTCCACATTCTGTCCACATAGATTTGCCAATGCCCTGTGGCTTGGCGGGCAACGTTACCCATGCTTAACAGCAGGGCTTCCGACATACTGCCAACCTGCTTACCACTGGTACGCAGCTCTAACCAGCGGTCTTGTATATGCCCCCAATAGCCGTCCACAGTGGCGGCTTGGGTGGCAACGGCATCGGTGTTGCGTTCTATGGCATCGGTGTTTTGGTCGGTTTCGGCGGTGTGTTGTTGAGTGGATTCGGTTTGCTTTTCGGCGGCAGCAGCGGCTTGGTGGTGGGCTTTGGCTTGCTGCTCGGTGGCTTGCTTGGTTTCATTGGCGGCTTGCAGGGCGGCTTTGCCTGTGGCATCAACTGCTACTTTGTAACCATAGGCAGCAGCTTGGTTGGCAACCCAATTGCGCTGGGCATCGTTGCCGCTTTTTAAGATAGATTCCGCCGCATTCGCAAATGCCTGTTTCAAACTTTCTTCACTTGCCTGCCCGCTTTTTTTAACGGTCTCAAACGCCAAACGGGTCTCTTCTGCTGACAAGCGCATGGCTTCTTTGGATTCAATGCCGAGTTTTTTAAATGCAGCGGCAGCAGGGTCAATATTGCCTTTCAATTCTTGCAGTTTTTGGTCTGCTGCCAAAATCCCCAACTCCACTTGGTGCATGGACAACTTGCCCTCGTCGCCCAAAGCGCGATAACGCTGTTTGACGGCATCAATATCGGCTGCATTGGCTGCACCTGCCACCGCGTTGGACAAGGCTTGCCGCAACAATAACCCCGTATCTGCACCTGTTTTTTTCAATGCGTCTAAATTGTCATCAAGGGTGTTAATGTTTTCCAGCATTTCGCGGATGGTGGGCGTGGGCTCGTCCATCGCTGCCCGTAAATCCAAGCCCAAACCTTGTGCGGCACTTTTGGCATCGGCAATGGCTTTGGATGTTTTGTCAATGGCTTCGGCGGCAATATCAGCGGCTTTGGGTAACTCAATCCCCATCTGTTTGTGCCATGCGGTAGCGGCTTTGTCGGCTTCGGCTTGGGCAGCAGCGGCGGCTTTGGCAAGTTCGGCAGCTTGTTTTTTGGCAGATTCTTCGGTGGCTGTACCAACGGCAGCTTGGGCGCGGATTTGCGCTTCTGCGGCTTTTTTGGCAGCTTCTTCGGCGGCAGCAGCAGCTTGGGCATAGGCGGCTTGGGCATCTTGCACCATGCGTGTGCTGCGCTCGGCGGCGGTATCGCCCATCTTGTCCCAAGCAGCGGTGGCTTTGCTTTCAAAACTCAAGGCAGCTTGTTCGGCTTTTTCAAAGCTCTTACCCGCTTCTGTGTGCATGGTTTGGGCGAACTCGGTCAGTTCGCGGCTCCAATCGCCCCACGACAGTTTTTCCAAGCCTTCCGCTGCCCATGCCAGCGTTTCTTTGACCGCACCCGAAAACAGGTTAAAGGCAATCCCGACACCCGCGACACCGTCACGCATCACGCCAATGGCAAGATTCAGGCTGTCCACCGTAAAACGTATGGCATCAAACTCGCCCTTACCATCGCTTAAAATCCCACTAATCGCGCTGCCCAAATCATTGATATTGTCAAAAGCCGTTGTCAGCAAACCGCCGATTTCCAAGCCCAATTCTTTCAACAGCGCGTAAGCAGACGATAAAGCCTCTTCCAAGCCGCTGATGGTTGCCCCGTCAATGTTTTTAAGCTGCTGCTCCAGCCAATCTACCGCTGCGCCGATGTCTTTCATCACAGCAACGGCAGCATTGGCGACCTGACTTTCGCCCAAATAATTTAAAAACTCGTTGTAACGGTTTTGCAAGAGATTGATTTGCCCGCCCAGCGATTCGGCGTTTTTGGCGGCTTCCGCACTAAAGGCTTCTTCTAATGCCGCACCGAAGCGCGGCAGAAACACTTCCGCTGCCAAGCCGTTTTCCACCATTTTTTCCAGTTCGGCACTGGTTACGCCCATGGATTTGGCAGCGATTGCCATTGCAGGGGTCAGCCGCTCGCCGAGCTGACCGCGCAGCTCTTCCATGCTAACCTTGCCTTTACCCGCAATCTGCGACAAGGCTAAAAACACGCCGTTGGCTTCTTCGGCATTTAAGCCCATTGCCGCAGCCGCCGATGCCACGCCTTTAAACACCTGTTGGGTTTGTTCGTGCGTGATGTTCAGGTCTTTGGTGGCAGATGCCAATTGTGCATAACCATCGGCAGCACCCAGCAGCTCCAAGCCCAAGCGGTTGGCTTCCTCGCGCACAAACGCCAATTGCGCTGCGCCCGCTTCTGCACCGCCAAAGGCATAATTTAACTTGGTTGCCACTGCGGAAAATTGTTGGGTAACGTCCAATACGGCGTTGATACTGCCTTGCAGTGCCAAAACCGATGCCGCCGCACCTGCTGCCGCCACACCGATTTTGCCGATAGACGATGCTATCGGAGTCATATTGGTTTCAGGCAGCTCGCCCATTTGCTGCCGCAGGGTTTGGATTTGGCTTTCAGCAGCAGCGGTGGCGCGTTTGATTTCGGCACGCGATACGCCTGCGGCGTTTTTTAAGTCGCTTAAGGCTTGTTGGATTTTGGCAATTTCTGCTTCAGCATTACTTTGTACGTTCAATCCGAGTGTATGGCGGGCAGTAGTCAGTTTTTTGAGTTCGGCAGCTTCTTGGTTGAGTGATTCCAACTGCTGTCGGGCTACGGCACTTTCACGGCGTAATTGGGTTTGTGATGCAGCCAAATCACGCGCACTGATGCCTGCCTGCTGCATGATTTGGCGGGATTGGTGCAGTTCGCGGTTCAGCTCTTCCTGACGGATTTTCAAGGCGGCGGCTTGGGTTCTGGCAGCTTCAAAATCTTTAATCAGTTTGTCGGTCGGATTGGTTTGTACGGCTTGCGCCAGCTCTGCGGTTTTTTTACGGGCAGCCTCCAACTGTCCTGCTACATTTTGCGATTCGGCTTTGAGACGGCGGAAACCGTCAATCAAGGCTTGTTGTCCGCCAATTTCGCCAAATTCACGGTTTAATTCAGCGTATTTATCTTGCAAGTGTGCAGCATCGCCGCCTGCCGCTTCAATTTCCTGCGCCAAACGGTTAATGTTTTCCAGTCCGTCCACATTGGCGGAAATCTCTACACCTGCTGTGATAATATTGTCTGCCATGCCTTATCCGTTATTTAAATGGGGTTTTAAAATCGCCTTAAATGCTTTTCAGGCAGCCTGCATTGTGGCAGTTTCGGCGTGCGCGGACTGCTTGGGGCGTTTCAATACAAAACCCCTGTAAGCATTTACTTACAGGGGCTTGTCTTAATGCGGATTAGTTAAATTCTTCATAGAAGTAAGGCGCGTTGTTGCCGTCTGCCAGCACCACTGTGCCGTCAAAGTCCGCCTTGTTGAAATCATCCGCCAGCCAATCCAGCTCGCTGCCTGATTTCAGCACCGCGCTGGGGATATGCAGGCTGAACTGTTTTTGACTGGCATGGTTAAAGCCGTCCACCCACAGCTCCAAATCAAAGTCCGCCAGCGTTTCGGCGGCAATGCGGATACCGCCGCCTGCACGGGTGCTGTACGTTACCTTAATGTCTTCGCCCTTGTTCACATTGGCGCAATCGGCTTTGACGGTAATCCAGCCCATATTGGCATTGACTTCAATATCGGTGGCGGCAACGGCATGGTTGCCTGTGTTTTTGACCTTAACAGTGGCGGGGTCAATGTTTTTGTTTGCCAAATCCAGCATAATGCCTTTTTCGGTTACGCGCACAATTTCATCCGTAACCTTGTTGGCAGCCGTATCCAGCATCACCGTTTCGCCCATCAGAATCATTGCCAAGGTCGTCTTATTAAACGTGTCCAAAGTCATGGCGATTTCGGTGGCATCGGCAATCGTTACCGAATCCAAAGCCTTGCCTGCCGAACCTTTTTTGCGGCTGATGCGCTTTTTGGTTTCGCTTTTGGCTTTCAGCTTCAGCGATGTGGTATTGCCCATTTCAAGGCGCGGGCTGCCTGCGATACGGCGGTTGCGGGCATATACCGTGCCTTCCACCAAAAAGCCGTTGTCGTTGTCTTGTACGATTTGCGTCATCGTCAAACTCCTGTGTAATTGGAAATAATTTCGGTTTCAAAGCGCATCGGATACAGCGCAAAATTATCAAAAAACTGAATCGGTGCTGCCTGTACTTCATCAAACGGCGAAGCGGTGAGCGGACGGCCGACATCATCACGCGGATGCCAGCCTTGCAATGCACCGCAAATCCGTGCCAGCAGCTCGCCCACATCGGGCTGTTCGTGGGGTACGTCTTCCGCGCCGTAAAACTGCTTTGCCAAAATCAGGCTGAAACTCAAGCGTTTGCGCTTTTGCTGTTTGGCTTTAACCCCATCGGCTAAAGGCAGCCAGCCGTCAAACACCGCATACAGCGTGCCGTCCACAGGGCGGATGCTGTTGTCGTCCAACATCTGCGCCAATTCGCGCACACCCTGCACCGCATACACGCCTTGCACTTGGCGCACCTGCTCCAGCAGCACGGGATAGATTGCCAGCATATTGTGGTTCATCTCAATTCCCTTTCGGTTTGAAACCCCACCGTTTACGGTGGTAAAATCAGCTTGATATTCAGGCGTGGCGCAAGCCCGTCCGAATCAGGGCAACACATTAGGGCTGTGCTTGATGTGCAGCCCTGTGTGTTGAAACATCATCATTTACCCCCTATGGCGCGTTGCAAATGCTGCTGCAACAAGTCGTTAATATCGGTGCGGTCGGTGGTGGAAATGCCAAACATCGGGCGTGCCGCCATTTTCGGCGTACCAAACTGGTGGTATTCCGTGTAAAACACATTGGTTCCCACTTGTGCTAAATTTTCGGTGGCATGGCTGGTTATGCTGTTCAACAGGTGTCCCGTATCGCGCAGCAGCCGTTGCGGGTCGCGCAATTTGGTGTGCGCTGCTTGTTTGCGCGTTTTGCCGACCGTTACCGCATAGCGGCGCACGGTGGACGGTTTCCACGCTGCCCACGGTGTGCCGTCGGGCGCGGTTTTGGTTTCAAAGCGTTTGCGTGTTGAGTTTTCCAGCAGCGTGGCGATTGCGCCCATAGTGCGGCGCATCTTGCCGCTGTCGCCCAGTCTGCCGTGCAAGGCAGTCAGCAGGTTGGCGGCTGCGCCCAAATCGGACGAGACGTTAAGTAAGCTAGACATCACGCCACTCCACAGGCTGATTGGGTACAACCACCACCACGCCTGTTTGTTTGGTTTCAGGCAGCGCGTCCAAACCCAGCATGGCGGGGTTTTTAACCACTTCTTTTAACCATTTGACGGCTTCATCGTAACGCTTTTGCACGATTCCCGATGTGCCGTTTTCATACAGGTAAAAACGGGCAATATCGCAGGCTTTAACCGTCAGGGCGCGTGGCGGGGTTGGCGGCAGCCGCACAAAACCCGCCGCCGACAGATAGCTGCCTGCTTCCGCCGCCGCATCCGCCATTGCCTTATCCAATACGGCATCGTCAATGGCGCGGCGGTGGGTGCGGTCGGTCAGCTTAATCAGCTCGCCCTCGCCGAAGCGGTCAATCATGTCTTGGCGGGTAATCACGCTTTACACCTCCAAACTCGCCACCAGTTCGGGGCGCAGGGCCATTGGCAGCGGATTGGATTGCATATGCACGCTCCAGCCTTTTTTGTGGTCTAAAGGCTCGCGGCTGGCGTAATATGCCAATGCGGTGGTGTTTACCGTGTCGGACATATCGGCAGGCGCAAAAAATTCAGCATACAGTTTGCGTCCCACAGGCAGCAAAATGGCTTGGTTGTCGGCGATTTTTGCGCCTTTCGCGCCAAAGTCGCCCGTGTAGTGGATGAACTTCACGCCGTTGTGTTCAAACTCCACTGTATTCAAATGATTGCCTTCGCGGTAGGCTTTGCCGTCCATATAGCGTTGGTATAGGGGCTGTACGGACGGGTGGTATTTCAGCGCGGTCAGATAATCAATACCGCACAACACTACCCAGCCTTGCACCATCGCGCCTTTAAGCAGCTTTTTGTGGGCGGCAAGGGCTTTGTCCATTGCCAAACCGACATTGGCATTGTTGTTGCCCAAGTCAAAATTCAGGGTTTGGCGTTTCAAACCAAACTCTTTATACAGGTCATACAATACCGTGCCGTCCGCGTCCAAAATCTTGCCCTGCAATGCGCCGAGCATCAGATGTTCGCGGGTAATCTCTAACATGGCTTTGCCGTCTGCCAGTTTTTCATCCACTTTCTTTTGCACCGTTTCGGCTTGGGTACTGCCGAAGGCGCGGATATTTTGCACATCATCGGCACGCACCACGTCATCAACGGGCAGATGCGGGATTTTAAAGGTGCGGCTTTCGCGGTGTTTGGGCGGCACGTTGTTGCCGGGATTGCCGCGCGGCTGGCTTTGCACCACACGCAATTCGCCTGATTGGTTTTCTACGTCCACATAAGTGGTATTCAAAAAGCGTGCCTCGAACAACGCCAAATCGCGGATTTGCGTGGGCGCAGCAGGCAAACGGTTAATGGCTTCCGTCAACGGACGGACACCGAATTTGCTGTTATCGGATAACATGGTTTTTTTCCTTGTCAGTTGGCTTACAGGTCAAGATGGTCTTCGCGGTCGGGGCTGTCTTGTGCCGATTCGCCGTCCGCCCGTTCACCATGTGCAGGTGGCGAACCATCTGTAACAATCGGTTCAGGCGGCGGATTGTCTTTTGTAATCGGTTCATCAGGACCAATATTCGTTACCTTATCCAGCGGGGCATTGGCATACATAATGCCGTAGGGGTCGCCGTCTTTTTGCAAACCCTCAAACGTACCTTCGGTACTGGCGGCGGCGCGGGCTTCGTCCAAATCCAATAATTCTGCGTTAATCACACAGTTAAACGGCTGTACAACAACCTTGCCGTTTTGCTCATCACTTAATGCCACCAGTTTTTTACCCTCACGCGGCAGGTAGTTCACAAACTGCCCTGCCTTTGTGCCTACGGGTGCAGCCACAAGGGTACGGGTTTCGGGGGTTTGTTCGTACAACAGCAGTGCGCCCAAAATACGCGGCAAACTGTTTTTGCTCATGTTTTGACCTTTCTTGTTTATTCAGACGTGCTTTGATAGACGATGCCATAGGCATCACCATCACGCTTCAACTGTTCCAAACCGCCCGCACTGCTAATGGCATCGGCGGCAACGGCATCAAGATTAATAATGCAGTTGTGCGGCTGCACAACGACTTTGCCGTTTTGCTCATCGCTCAACGCCAGCAGTTTCTTACCGCGCAGCGGAAAATCTACAAACGTCCCCATTTTCGTGCCTTTATCGGCAGGTACTTCAATGCGGGTTAGGCGCGTGGCTTCGTATTTCAGCAAATCGCCCAGCACAGGCGGCAGGCTTTGCGGATGGGTTTTGGCTTGGTATTCAGACATATTTTTGCCCCTGCGGATTGGTGGCTTCGGCAGCCGACAGCTTCACGCCGTCACCCTGCGGTGTTTCGGCAGGCGCGGTGTCGCCCGTTAAAGACGGCGGCAGCGGCGGTTTTTCGGCGGCTGCCGACAGTTTCAAATCGGCAATCAACGCATCTGCTGCTTCGGGGCTGGCGGACAGCAGCAGCTCATAGGTTGCCGCGCTGATACCGTCAAAACCGTTGCCGTCTGCGGCAGGTTTTGCGCCTGCTGCCGACAGCTTTTTGTCCACCTGCGCTTTCTTTTCGGCGGCGGCTTTGGCTTTTTCCAGTTCGGCGGACTTGGCTTTTTCCGCTTCCAACTCGGCTTTCAGTTTGTCAAATTCGGCTTGCTCTTCTTTAGTCATGTTTTGGCTTTCTTGCTTGGGTTTTAAATCGGGTTTAAAGGTTTCGCTATCGCTTAACACCACGGCGGACGTGTGCTTATCTACACCTACCGCCACAAACGACACTTCGCGGACAGTACAATCACGCATAATCACCATCGGACCAGTCAGCTCTTGTCCGTTTACGGTGGCAGTTGCGCCTGCCGCCAGCTCTTCCCATCGCGCCGCCTGAATGTAGGCGGACATTTCCCACGGGAAGCCTTGGTCGGCAGATGTGGCAATATCCCGTCCGTGTTCGTTGTCCAGCAGCGTGCCGTTAATCAGCAAGCCGCCTTGTCCCAACGACAGGCTGCCTGCACCCGCTTTGCGGTCGGGGCTATGCTCTACCAACACGGCTACGCGGTCGCGGTAGGCGATATTGGACAAGTCCACGATATACGGCACGTCGTATTGGACAAACGGCTTGCCCGAATGGGCGACACCGCTAAAACGGCGTACCGTGCCGTCGGCGGCAAAATCCACCGCCGTCAGCGCGGCGGCCAGTTTGACGGATAGGGTCATGGCAAAAAAAATAAAAAGGGAAAACATCGCCGATTATGGCGGGTAAGACGGAATTAGGCTGCTTGTGCCGTTTCAAATCATTTTTGGGCGCGGAAAACGCAAAAAAACGCCCGAATGTACGCATGGCATCGGGCGTGGTTGGTCTAATAAACAATACCCCCCCTTTAAACCCCCTTTAAAAACGCCACAGATTGCGTTGGACGTATCGGGTGGGAGTAGGATAAGGGTGGAATAAAAAAACGCCGTAAAACGGCGTTTTTGCAAATCAGGATAATCGGGCAGTACAGGACAATCAAAATAAATAAAAAACAGCCTGAATGATACAGGCTGTTTTTAACATTAAAAATCCACATCTATACCGCCGCTATCTATATTTCCGCATAATTTGTCGTACATCTGCTGCAATTCGGGCGGAATATCATAGCCGCCATGAATAAACATGGAAAATAATTCGCTAGGGGAAGTAAGCGGGTCGCTTAATTCGTTTAAATTGGGATTGGGCGGCAGAATGTTCTTCCACTTTTCCGAGAAAGCCCGCTCAACCAAAGCATTCAAAGCCTTTACCGCAGTTTCGTCACCGTAAATTTTCCCACTATTGGCGATAGGGAATACCCCCCTTTGTTTTGTTTCCCAGTGAATCTGACCGATAGGGGTTCGGTTACGGGTTAATGTAAATACGGTAATCATGGTTTGTATCTCAATAGCAATGCCAAGCCGAAGTGGAAAAAGTCGGGCTTTGAAGCCAATTGTGCAAATAAAGCGGGGTTTCCGCCTAATAATGACTCAAATGTCATGGTCATCATTTCTCTTGGAAGCGGATTGCTTTCATCGCCATACATCTTACCATAGTAAGGGTCGGGAAAGCCGTCTTTTTTCGCTATCTCATGTTTGCCGTAGCTTAAAATGCCTGTTAATTCCTGCAACGGGTGTGCCGTTTCCCCTGTTGTCCGTTCATGCCACAGGCGCACAAACAAATCATTCAAGTCAGGCATGGCAGCCTGTAAGCGGTGGGCAAATTCATGTATATAACGAGAGTGGTTTAATACTGGATTAGTTTCCAAAGCGATGGAAATCAAGCTGCCGCCCGCTCTTGTCATCTTGTTTTTTAAGGCATAGACAAAATGGTCGTACATGGCGGGCGGATTATCAATATTACTGATTAAATAATTATAATCCTTAAGGGTCAGGTAAGTTTGGAAAGAGCGGACATCTCCTGCTTCAACCACCGTTACCCCTTTGGCATTGGACATATCCAGCCAAGCCTGCGGGTATCGGGACACCACTTCGCCAAATTCTTTAACCAAGTCGGGGTCTGTGCCGTTTAACAAAACGTTTTCGCCTGTTTCCACTCCCTCCAAGCGCATGGCTTCCATAATCCCCAAATGCGGCTGCTTTTGCTCAAATGCCGTGATAATGGTTTCTCGATGTTTTTCAAACAGGCGTTTGCCTTCGGCGATAATGTTGTCGCTGCTGGACAGCAGTTCCTGCTCGGCACGTTTTGCCAAATATTGTGCCAATTCATTCTCTGCAGTTGTCGCAAACTCGGTGCCGTGCTTTTCTGCTGCCAAATCCAGCAAATTATCCAGCCGTTTGGCATGGTTATGCGCAAAGGTTGGTGTGATGTCAAACGGCACTTGCACGGTTTGCCCCGTGCGCGGATTGGTAAATTCCACCCATTCTATATGCTCTTGCCCGTCGTCAATCACGCCTTTGCGGTGGTTTTCAATTTGCTGTGCATCAAAGGCATCGGGATTTTTGGCAATGTCTTCGCCGCGCTCTCGCAGGGCTTGGGCTTCGGTAAGCTGACGCACGGTGCATTGGCAGCCGTAGCCGTTGGGGGGATAGATGGTCTGC is drawn from Conchiformibius steedae and contains these coding sequences:
- a CDS encoding tape measure protein, with amino-acid sequence MADNIITAGVEISANVDGLENINRLAQEIEAAGGDAAHLQDKYAELNREFGEIGGQQALIDGFRRLKAESQNVAGQLEAARKKTAELAQAVQTNPTDKLIKDFEAARTQAAALKIRQEELNRELHQSRQIMQQAGISARDLAASQTQLRRESAVARQQLESLNQEAAELKKLTTARHTLGLNVQSNAEAEIAKIQQALSDLKNAAGVSRAEIKRATAAAESQIQTLRQQMGELPETNMTPIASSIGKIGVAAAGAAASVLALQGSINAVLDVTQQFSAVATKLNYAFGGAEAGAAQLAFVREEANRLGLELLGAADGYAQLASATKDLNITHEQTQQVFKGVASAAAAMGLNAEEANGVFLALSQIAGKGKVSMEELRGQLGERLTPAMAIAAKSMGVTSAELEKMVENGLAAEVFLPRFGAALEEAFSAEAAKNAESLGGQINLLQNRYNEFLNYLGESQVANAAVAVMKDIGAAVDWLEQQLKNIDGATISGLEEALSSAYALLKELGLEIGGLLTTAFDNINDLGSAISGILSDGKGEFDAIRFTVDSLNLAIGVMRDGVAGVGIAFNLFSGAVKETLAWAAEGLEKLSWGDWSRELTEFAQTMHTEAGKSFEKAEQAALSFESKATAAWDKMGDTAAERSTRMVQDAQAAYAQAAAAAEEAAKKAAEAQIRAQAAVGTATEESAKKQAAELAKAAAAAQAEADKAATAWHKQMGIELPKAADIAAEAIDKTSKAIADAKSAAQGLGLDLRAAMDEPTPTIREMLENINTLDDNLDALKKTGADTGLLLRQALSNAVAGAANAADIDAVKQRYRALGDEGKLSMHQVELGILAADQKLQELKGNIDPAAAAFKKLGIESKEAMRLSAEETRLAFETVKKSGQASEESLKQAFANAAESILKSGNDAQRNWVANQAAAYGYKVAVDATGKAALQAANETKQATEQQAKAHHQAAAAAEKQTESTQQHTAETDQNTDAIERNTDAVATQAATVDGYWGHIQDRWLELRTSGKQVGSMSEALLLSMGNVARQATGHWQIYVDRMWTAYDNAQSATQQLNAAADSGTDVMSRLAKAEAVAISHARDLDKTSLANLRAEIDKARAKMQQLADEAKQTREDLQASLDELNGDSDASARLAQQRKLKELGKKRDAAAQAGNQDAQTEYDRAIELQKQVYARQQQKKAEAEAERQRQEAQRIEQERQREAERQRQEAERQRQQAEREAQRRQKRELPPPNVQVDVDSDEIIAQLHQRDKQVAEMAVQGFVAQLDNALQRSR
- a CDS encoding phage tail terminator protein; the protein is MNHNMLAIYPVLLEQVRQVQGVYAVQGVRELAQMLDDNSIRPVDGTLYAVFDGWLPLADGVKAKQQKRKRLSFSLILAKQFYGAEDVPHEQPDVGELLARICGALQGWHPRDDVGRPLTASPFDEVQAAPIQFFDNFALYPMRFETEIISNYTGV
- a CDS encoding phage virion morphogenesis protein; this encodes MSSLLNVSSDLGAAANLLTALHGRLGDSGKMRRTMGAIATLLENSTRKRFETKTAPDGTPWAAWKPSTVRRYAVTVGKTRKQAAHTKLRDPQRLLRDTGHLLNSITSHATENLAQVGTNVFYTEYHQFGTPKMAARPMFGISTTDRTDINDLLQQHLQRAIGGK
- a CDS encoding phage protein Gp36 family protein; amino-acid sequence: MITRQDMIDRFGEGELIKLTDRTHRRAIDDAVLDKAMADAAAEAGSYLSAAGFVRLPPTPPRALTVKACDIARFYLYENGTSGIVQKRYDEAVKWLKEVVKNPAMLGLDALPETKQTGVVVVVPNQPVEWRDV
- a CDS encoding major capsid protein, translating into MLSDNSKFGVRPLTEAINRLPAAPTQIRDLALFEARFLNTTYVDVENQSGELRVVQSQPRGNPGNNVPPKHRESRTFKIPHLPVDDVVRADDVQNIRAFGSTQAETVQKKVDEKLADGKAMLEITREHLMLGALQGKILDADGTVLYDLYKEFGLKRQTLNFDLGNNNANVGLAMDKALAAHKKLLKGAMVQGWVVLCGIDYLTALKYHPSVQPLYQRYMDGKAYREGNHLNTVEFEHNGVKFIHYTGDFGAKGAKIADNQAILLPVGRKLYAEFFAPADMSDTVNTTALAYYASREPLDHKKGWSVHMQSNPLPMALRPELVASLEV
- a CDS encoding phage minor head protein, with protein sequence MSVQFTSLLDRAAYEHLAGRELLPSYSHYDVWLYEHSVSFAVAKMMDMDLLAETKAALQTAMQNGTAYRDFEKRLKPFLMARGWWGEQVMTDPADGVVKTVQLGSTRRLRVIFQTNMATAYAAGRWQRIQAYQDDFPFLKYIPSVAEQKRQSHMSYYNRIWRVSDPIWQTIYPPNGYGCQCTVRQLTEAQALRERGEDIAKNPDAFDAQQIENHRKGVIDDGQEHIEWVEFTNPRTGQTVQVPFDITPTFAHNHAKRLDNLLDLAAEKHGTEFATTAENELAQYLAKRAEQELLSSSDNIIAEGKRLFEKHRETIITAFEQKQPHLGIMEAMRLEGVETGENVLLNGTDPDLVKEFGEVVSRYPQAWLDMSNAKGVTVVEAGDVRSFQTYLTLKDYNYLISNIDNPPAMYDHFVYALKNKMTRAGGSLISIALETNPVLNHSRYIHEFAHRLQAAMPDLNDLFVRLWHERTTGETAHPLQELTGILSYGKHEIAKKDGFPDPYYGKMYGDESNPLPREMMTMTFESLLGGNPALFAQLASKPDFFHFGLALLLRYKP